Proteins encoded by one window of Halorubrum ruber:
- a CDS encoding NYN domain-containing protein translates to MSEIHPDQRVAVLADSQNLYHSAQSVYSRNIDYSGLLDEAVADRSLVRAIAYVIRADSPEEESFFEALRDIGFETKIKEIKTFADGSKKADWDLGMSLDAVSLASHVDTVVLCTGDGDFARLCSHLRHEGVRVEAMGFGNSAADELIEAADDFVDLAEEEDTFLL, encoded by the coding sequence ATGAGCGAGATTCACCCGGACCAGCGCGTCGCCGTGCTCGCGGACTCACAGAACCTGTACCACTCCGCGCAGAGCGTCTACTCGCGGAACATCGACTACTCCGGCCTGCTCGACGAGGCTGTCGCGGACCGGTCGCTCGTCCGCGCCATCGCGTACGTGATCCGCGCCGACTCGCCGGAGGAGGAGAGCTTCTTCGAGGCGCTCCGCGACATCGGCTTCGAGACGAAGATCAAGGAGATCAAGACGTTCGCCGACGGCTCGAAGAAGGCCGACTGGGACCTCGGGATGAGCCTCGACGCGGTCTCCTTAGCGAGCCACGTCGACACCGTGGTCCTCTGTACCGGCGACGGGGACTTCGCCCGGCTCTGCTCGCACCTCCGCCACGAGGGCGTCCGCGTGGAGGCGATGGGGTTCGGCAACTCCGCCGCCGATGAGCTGATCGAGGCCGCCGACGACTTCGTCGACCTCGCCGAGGAGGAGGACACCTTCCTGCTGTAG
- a CDS encoding AI-2E family transporter: MDEKRFVVALFGLAVAVVAGYVAYRFVAPLTVAVFLYYSTRRFYHRLERFRLPARVRAVVSLSVIGVPLIGLVSYTLVLLILEARRFIETYPVADTIGAENSVIGDLAELSNPTMDELLAAYRSGQFDPLIELVSEQASLLASTLSGLALNLLITVIVTYYLLIDGSKLHDWLLRFDDDAIVREYLETADDELEAVLYGNLLNVIAISIIAVVTYLAYNAVAPAAVEIPYPTLAGALTGVASLIPVIGMKIVYIPVAAAMSIPVALDGDLSLLAYVAGFLAVVVVVVDTIPDIVLRPYFSGETTHVGLLMLAYIFGPVVFGFHGLFLAPIILVVALTFADTALLRLLGVKPDPGPEIPAGQRQLDEF; this comes from the coding sequence ATGGACGAAAAGCGGTTCGTCGTCGCCCTCTTCGGCCTCGCGGTCGCGGTCGTCGCCGGCTACGTGGCCTATCGGTTCGTCGCCCCGCTCACCGTCGCGGTCTTCCTCTACTACTCGACGCGGCGGTTCTACCACCGGCTCGAACGCTTCCGGCTGCCCGCCCGGGTGCGCGCCGTCGTGTCGCTGTCGGTCATCGGTGTCCCGCTCATCGGCCTGGTGAGCTACACGCTGGTGTTGCTGATCTTGGAGGCGCGGCGGTTCATCGAGACGTACCCGGTCGCGGACACCATCGGCGCGGAGAACTCGGTGATCGGCGACCTCGCGGAGCTGTCGAACCCGACGATGGACGAGCTGCTCGCGGCGTACCGCTCCGGGCAGTTCGACCCGCTCATCGAGCTCGTCTCCGAGCAGGCGTCGCTGCTGGCGAGCACGCTATCGGGGCTCGCCCTGAACCTGCTCATCACCGTGATCGTCACGTACTACCTCCTCATCGACGGCTCCAAGCTCCACGACTGGCTGCTCCGCTTCGACGACGACGCGATCGTCCGCGAGTACCTCGAAACCGCCGACGACGAGCTGGAGGCCGTGCTGTACGGGAACCTGCTCAACGTCATCGCCATCTCGATCATCGCGGTCGTCACGTACCTGGCGTACAACGCGGTCGCCCCCGCCGCGGTCGAGATCCCGTACCCGACGCTCGCGGGCGCGCTCACCGGCGTCGCCAGCCTGATCCCCGTGATCGGGATGAAGATCGTCTACATCCCGGTCGCGGCCGCGATGTCGATCCCGGTCGCGCTCGACGGCGATCTCTCGCTGCTCGCCTACGTCGCCGGGTTCCTCGCCGTCGTGGTGGTAGTCGTCGACACCATCCCCGACATCGTCCTCCGGCCGTACTTCAGCGGCGAGACCACCCACGTCGGCCTGCTCATGCTGGCGTACATCTTCGGTCCGGTCGTGTTCGGCTTCCACGGGCTGTTCCTCGCGCCGATCATCCTCGTGGTGGCGCTGACGTTCGCGGACACCGCGCTGTTGCGCCTGCTCGGCGTCAAGCCGGACCCGGGGCCGGAGATCCCCGCCGGCCAGCGTCAGCTCGACGAGTTCTGA
- a CDS encoding cell division protein FtsZ encodes MRLHVIGLGGAGGRIADRLAADHGDDPFLAGVHAFDTDMDALGALDALGEERRYRFGDAAGGDGLEGDLHAGRRLGDAHASELGRAMDDQGPSLAEAFLIVVGLGGAAGAGAAPALATELSRLYDAPVYAFGFLPTRDETEEPDDDGPRSASSGGAGGAASGAGAGGAASSRDEPAPPAAHRPLAERNAARTLDALSDECAAVFPFDNAAWLRPSETLAGARDRLNEVAVERIAALFGAGETPEGTATPQQVLDASDVARAVGDDGEIAVIGHATQAVEPPDSGSKFGLGLFGSSEPAEVDTSAAVSAIETVIRKAARGKNTVEAPEGRADRTLLVVGGPPAWLNREAIADGRRWLAEETGSDAILSGDAPIPEGDEVFAVVVRSGIDEPDRVREIRETIG; translated from the coding sequence ATGCGACTACACGTCATCGGCCTCGGCGGAGCCGGGGGGCGGATCGCCGACCGCCTCGCCGCCGACCACGGCGACGACCCGTTCCTCGCGGGCGTCCACGCCTTCGACACCGACATGGACGCGCTCGGGGCCTTAGACGCGCTCGGCGAGGAGCGCCGGTACCGGTTCGGCGACGCCGCGGGCGGGGACGGGCTCGAGGGGGACCTCCACGCCGGGCGCCGCCTCGGCGACGCGCACGCGAGCGAGCTCGGCCGGGCCATGGACGACCAGGGGCCGTCCCTCGCGGAGGCGTTCCTGATCGTCGTCGGCCTCGGCGGCGCGGCCGGCGCGGGCGCGGCGCCGGCGCTCGCCACGGAACTCTCGCGGCTCTACGACGCCCCAGTCTACGCCTTCGGGTTCCTCCCCACCCGCGACGAGACGGAGGAGCCGGACGACGACGGGCCGCGGAGCGCGTCCTCCGGAGGGGCGGGCGGCGCGGCGTCGGGCGCAGGAGCCGGCGGCGCGGCGTCCTCCAGAGACGAGCCGGCGCCGCCGGCGGCCCACCGCCCGCTGGCCGAGCGGAACGCGGCGCGAACCCTCGACGCGCTCTCGGACGAGTGCGCGGCGGTCTTCCCGTTCGACAACGCGGCGTGGCTCCGCCCGAGCGAGACGCTCGCCGGGGCCCGCGACCGGCTCAACGAGGTCGCCGTCGAGCGGATCGCGGCGCTGTTCGGCGCCGGCGAGACGCCCGAGGGGACGGCGACGCCCCAGCAGGTGCTCGACGCGAGCGATGTCGCCCGCGCGGTGGGAGACGACGGAGAGATAGCGGTGATCGGCCACGCGACGCAGGCGGTGGAGCCCCCCGATTCGGGCTCGAAGTTCGGGCTCGGGCTCTTCGGCTCCTCGGAGCCGGCCGAGGTCGACACGAGCGCGGCCGTGTCGGCGATAGAGACGGTCATCCGGAAGGCGGCCCGCGGGAAGAACACGGTCGAGGCACCCGAGGGGCGCGCCGACCGGACCTTGCTCGTGGTCGGCGGCCCGCCCGCGTGGCTCAACCGGGAGGCGATCGCCGACGGGCGGCGCTGGCTCGCGGAGGAGACCGGCTCGGACGCCATCCTGAGCGGCGACGCGCCGATCCCGGAGGGCGACGAGGTGTTCGCGGTCGTGGTCCGGTCGGGGATCGACGAGCCGGACCGGGTCCGCGAGATCCGCGAGACGATCGGGTGA
- a CDS encoding 5-(carboxyamino)imidazole ribonucleotide synthase, with protein sequence MSITLPGPTLGVVGGGQLGRMLGEAAAPLGVDLVVLDPTPDCPAAPVAADQIVGDFDDADAIGELAARVDALTFEIELADPAVLAAASEEHGVPVHPDPGTLETIQDKLVQKEALADAGIPVPEFVAVATAEGLERVVEEFGGVMLKAREGGYDGRGNVPVETPDEAADALDAVGGAAMAEEFLDFEREVAVMGLKGADGETRTYPVTETIHREEILRESVSPVRADDAVVAEAESIARDVLAVLDGRGVYGIELFETKEGEVLVNEIAPRPHNSGHWTIEGARTSQFENHIRAVLGWPLGPTDLVAPAVTANVLGDVDERESATLRNVEEVFAAPDADLHWYGKDDVYPLRKMGHLTVTEQGAEGSAADETDRDALLSRARDLRDGLTFRDA encoded by the coding sequence ATGTCGATCACTCTTCCGGGGCCGACGCTCGGCGTCGTCGGCGGCGGACAGCTGGGCCGGATGCTGGGCGAGGCTGCCGCGCCGCTCGGCGTCGACCTCGTCGTGTTGGACCCGACGCCCGACTGTCCGGCGGCGCCCGTCGCGGCCGACCAGATCGTCGGCGACTTCGACGACGCGGACGCGATCGGCGAGCTCGCGGCCCGCGTCGACGCCCTGACGTTCGAGATCGAGCTCGCGGACCCGGCCGTCCTCGCGGCCGCGAGTGAGGAGCACGGCGTGCCGGTCCACCCCGACCCCGGCACGCTGGAGACGATCCAGGACAAGCTGGTCCAGAAGGAGGCGCTCGCGGACGCCGGGATCCCCGTCCCCGAGTTCGTCGCGGTCGCGACCGCCGAGGGGCTCGAACGCGTCGTCGAGGAGTTCGGCGGCGTCATGCTGAAGGCCCGCGAGGGCGGCTACGACGGCCGCGGGAACGTCCCGGTCGAGACGCCCGACGAGGCCGCGGATGCGCTCGACGCGGTCGGCGGCGCCGCGATGGCCGAGGAGTTCCTCGACTTCGAGCGCGAGGTCGCCGTGATGGGCCTGAAGGGCGCGGACGGCGAGACGCGGACCTACCCCGTCACGGAGACGATCCACCGGGAGGAGATCCTCCGCGAGAGCGTCAGTCCCGTCCGGGCGGACGACGCGGTCGTCGCGGAGGCCGAGTCGATCGCCCGCGACGTGCTAGCGGTCCTCGACGGCCGCGGCGTCTACGGGATCGAGCTGTTCGAGACGAAGGAGGGCGAGGTGTTGGTCAACGAGATCGCGCCGCGCCCGCACAACTCCGGCCACTGGACGATCGAGGGCGCGCGCACGTCGCAGTTCGAGAACCATATTCGGGCCGTCCTCGGCTGGCCGCTCGGCCCGACCGACCTCGTCGCGCCCGCGGTCACCGCGAACGTGCTCGGCGACGTGGACGAGCGAGAGTCGGCCACGCTCCGGAACGTCGAGGAGGTGTTCGCGGCGCCCGACGCCGACCTCCACTGGTACGGCAAGGACGACGTGTACCCGCTCCGGAAGATGGGGCACCTGACCGTGACGGAGCAGGGAGCGGAGGGGTCCGCTGCTGACGAAACCGACCGCGACGCCCTGCTCTCTCGGGCGCGCGACCTCCGAGACGGGCTGACGTTCCGGGACGCGTAG
- a CDS encoding type II toxin-antitoxin system HicA family toxin, translating to MARRTFSGREVVKVLVNRAGFEWRRTTGDHAQLYYEHPTNETDKRHVTVPLHDELREGTLRGIADDAGAHDFDAFCEWIDRNS from the coding sequence GTGGCGAGGCGCACGTTCTCCGGGCGAGAGGTCGTGAAGGTACTCGTCAACCGCGCCGGCTTCGAGTGGCGGCGAACGACCGGCGACCACGCGCAGCTCTACTACGAACACCCGACGAACGAGACGGACAAACGGCACGTCACGGTCCCGCTCCACGACGAACTCCGGGAGGGAACACTCAGGGGCATCGCGGACGACGCCGGAGCGCACGATTTCGACGCATTCTGCGAGTGGATCGACCGAAACTCGTGA
- a CDS encoding type II toxin-antitoxin system HicB family antitoxin has protein sequence MASSTDDGADRDSEIRLWKEEKWWIARDMGTGVTTQGESRSDALENLDEAVALHRGEIGREPTDEELRELGIDPGENATGDTEPPDVLE, from the coding sequence ATGGCAAGCTCGACGGACGACGGAGCCGACCGCGACAGTGAGATCCGCCTCTGGAAAGAGGAGAAGTGGTGGATCGCCCGAGACATGGGGACAGGCGTCACGACGCAGGGCGAGTCCCGCTCCGACGCGCTGGAGAACCTCGACGAGGCCGTCGCGCTCCACCGGGGAGAGATCGGTCGCGAGCCGACCGACGAAGAGCTTCGGGAACTCGGGATCGATCCCGGGGAGAACGCGACCGGAGACACGGAACCGCCCGACGTCCTCGAATAG
- the purE gene encoding 5-(carboxyamino)imidazole ribonucleotide mutase produces the protein MTTVDDLIDRLEAEAAADADPATTPDVGIIMGSDSDLPVMEDAYEALDDLGFAEQTDFDGAPDARFTYESYVVSAHRTPELMYAYGETATDRGLDVIIAGAGGKSADLPNMTASIAYPVPVIGVPVQEKSVDSVIGMPTGAPIVAVDAGKSYNAALSAAQVLAREHDEIEERLVEFHDEQKAGVADVSADLHDLGLDGFRDR, from the coding sequence ATGACCACGGTGGACGACCTGATCGACCGGCTCGAAGCGGAAGCGGCGGCGGACGCGGACCCGGCGACCACCCCGGACGTGGGGATCATCATGGGCTCGGACTCGGACCTCCCCGTCATGGAGGACGCCTACGAAGCGCTCGACGACCTCGGCTTCGCGGAGCAGACCGACTTCGACGGGGCGCCGGACGCCCGGTTCACCTACGAGAGCTACGTCGTCTCCGCGCACCGGACGCCGGAGCTGATGTACGCGTACGGGGAGACGGCGACGGACCGCGGGCTCGACGTGATCATCGCAGGGGCGGGCGGGAAGTCCGCCGACCTGCCGAACATGACCGCGTCGATCGCGTACCCGGTGCCCGTCATCGGCGTGCCGGTTCAAGAGAAGTCGGTCGACTCCGTCATCGGCATGCCGACGGGCGCGCCGATCGTCGCCGTCGACGCCGGGAAGTCGTACAACGCGGCGCTGTCGGCGGCGCAGGTGCTCGCGCGCGAACACGACGAGATCGAGGAGCGCTTAGTCGAGTTCCACGACGAGCAGAAGGCGGGCGTCGCGGACGTCTCCGCCGATCTTCACGATCTGGGTCTCGACGGGTTCCGGGATCGGTAA
- a CDS encoding NADH-quinone oxidoreductase subunit A → MSDWIAIGALAVVGLLIPIAMMTVSALLRPSVPETGKSTTYESGETPTGGTRIRFNIQYYMVALLFVVFDIETVLLFPWAVIYRPAVQAGVPMADLLWPMLAFVGILAVGLVWAWRSGAISWARSPRATSRKTTEDIN, encoded by the coding sequence ATGAGCGATTGGATAGCGATTGGCGCCTTGGCGGTCGTCGGCCTGCTCATCCCGATAGCGATGATGACAGTGTCGGCGCTGCTCCGTCCGAGCGTGCCTGAGACCGGTAAAAGTACCACCTACGAGTCCGGCGAGACCCCGACGGGCGGGACGCGGATCCGGTTCAACATCCAGTACTACATGGTCGCGCTGTTGTTCGTCGTGTTCGACATCGAGACCGTGTTGCTGTTCCCGTGGGCGGTCATCTACCGTCCGGCCGTCCAGGCCGGCGTGCCGATGGCCGACCTGCTGTGGCCGATGTTGGCGTTCGTCGGAATCCTCGCGGTCGGACTCGTCTGGGCGTGGCGGTCGGGGGCGATCAGCTGGGCTCGCAGCCCCCGCGCGACCAGCAGAAAGACGACGGAGGACATCAACTAA
- a CDS encoding NADH-quinone oxidoreductase subunit B → MSSDQPFITDDSQVVTETRDARMTGQGDRFNSRLREAFGSSPFILTKFDKFLNWCRGSSMFMLQFGIACCSIEMMHTYAVKHDLDRFGSGVPRASPRQADVMIVPGTIVSKFAPRMKRVYDQMPEPKFVVGMGSCTISGGPFQEGYNVIKGAEEVIPIDIHVPGCPPRPEALVYGVVKLQERVANGEAAPVTVKPYELEEFSDLERDELVDKLADEIDDDELVMRYNFADSP, encoded by the coding sequence ATGAGCAGCGATCAACCGTTTATCACCGACGATTCGCAAGTCGTAACCGAGACCAGAGACGCCCGGATGACCGGGCAGGGAGACCGATTCAACTCCCGGCTCCGAGAGGCGTTCGGCTCCTCGCCGTTCATCCTCACCAAGTTCGACAAGTTCCTGAACTGGTGTCGGGGCTCCTCAATGTTTATGCTGCAGTTCGGTATCGCCTGCTGCAGCATCGAGATGATGCACACCTACGCGGTGAAACACGACCTCGACCGATTCGGGTCGGGCGTCCCCCGCGCCTCGCCGCGGCAGGCCGACGTGATGATCGTCCCCGGGACGATCGTCTCGAAGTTCGCCCCACGGATGAAGCGCGTCTACGACCAGATGCCCGAGCCGAAGTTCGTCGTCGGCATGGGCTCGTGTACCATCTCCGGCGGCCCGTTCCAGGAGGGGTACAACGTGATCAAGGGCGCCGAGGAGGTCATCCCGATCGACATCCACGTCCCCGGCTGCCCGCCCCGCCCCGAGGCGCTCGTGTACGGCGTCGTGAAGCTTCAGGAGCGCGTCGCCAACGGCGAGGCCGCGCCCGTCACCGTCAAGCCGTACGAGTTAGAGGAGTTCTCGGACCTCGAACGCGACGAACTCGTCGACAAGCTGGCCGACGAGATCGACGACGACGAGCTCGTCATGCGGTACAACTTCGCTGATTCGCCATGA
- a CDS encoding NADH-quinone oxidoreductase subunit D, whose amino-acid sequence MSLERPDTVDDGAVERTPDELEALLGDLVVDRDDHLNAPGFVIRPDTVQETLRTLKEEAGYDHLSVVSAQEYENRYESIYHLKKYDDPTQEVSIVVPADKDDPVSESAEPVFRTADWHEREAYDLIGIEYDDHPDLRRILLPETWQGHPLSMDYDKDRPQIATLPEHANPLEDHHKDAESDTMFLNIGPHHPATHGVLHLKTVLDGEQVADVEPDIGYLHRSEEQMAQSGTYRHQIMPYPDRWDYISAGLLNEWAYARAAEDLADIEVPEYAQVIRTMGAEMCRIAAHMLALATFALDINGDFTATFMYAINDRERVQNLLEDLTGQRLMFNYFRLGGVVWDLPEPREEFFSKTRDFLDQLPESVEEYHNLITSNEVFQMRTIDTGVLPPEVAKNYGATGPVARGSGVDYDLRRDDPYGYYDELDWDVVTEDGGDNFSRLLVRMREVEESAKIIEQCVDLLEDWPEDERNIQANVPRTLRPDDDTEIYRAVEGAKGELGIYIRADGTDKPARFKIRSPCFSNLQTLPEMANGEYIPDVIAALGSLDVVLGEVDR is encoded by the coding sequence ATGAGCCTCGAACGACCAGACACCGTCGACGACGGCGCCGTCGAGCGGACGCCCGACGAGCTGGAGGCGCTGCTCGGCGACCTCGTCGTCGACCGCGACGACCACCTGAACGCCCCCGGCTTCGTCATCCGCCCGGACACCGTTCAGGAGACGCTTCGGACCCTGAAAGAGGAGGCCGGCTACGACCACCTCTCCGTCGTCTCCGCACAGGAGTACGAGAACCGCTACGAGTCGATCTACCACCTGAAGAAGTACGACGACCCCACTCAGGAGGTCAGTATCGTCGTCCCCGCCGATAAGGACGACCCCGTCTCGGAGTCGGCCGAACCCGTCTTCCGCACCGCCGACTGGCACGAGCGGGAGGCGTACGACCTGATCGGGATCGAATACGACGACCACCCCGACCTGCGCCGGATCCTGCTGCCGGAGACCTGGCAGGGCCACCCCCTGTCGATGGACTACGACAAGGACCGGCCGCAGATCGCGACGCTGCCGGAGCACGCGAACCCGCTGGAGGACCACCACAAGGACGCGGAGTCCGACACGATGTTCCTCAACATCGGGCCGCACCACCCGGCGACCCACGGCGTCCTCCACCTGAAGACGGTCCTCGACGGCGAGCAGGTGGCCGACGTCGAGCCCGACATCGGCTACCTCCACCGCAGCGAGGAGCAGATGGCGCAGTCCGGGACGTACCGCCACCAGATCATGCCGTACCCGGACCGCTGGGACTACATCTCGGCGGGGCTGCTCAACGAGTGGGCGTACGCCCGCGCGGCCGAGGACCTCGCGGACATCGAGGTGCCGGAGTACGCGCAGGTCATCCGCACGATGGGTGCGGAGATGTGCCGGATCGCCGCGCACATGCTCGCGCTCGCCACGTTCGCGCTCGACATCAACGGCGACTTCACGGCGACGTTCATGTACGCCATCAACGACCGCGAGCGCGTCCAGAACCTCTTGGAGGACCTGACGGGCCAGCGGCTGATGTTCAACTACTTCCGGCTCGGCGGGGTCGTCTGGGACCTGCCGGAGCCCCGGGAGGAGTTCTTCTCGAAGACTCGGGACTTCCTCGACCAGCTCCCGGAGTCCGTTGAGGAGTACCACAACCTGATCACCTCGAACGAGGTGTTCCAGATGCGGACGATCGACACCGGGGTCCTCCCGCCGGAGGTCGCGAAGAACTACGGCGCGACCGGACCCGTCGCCCGCGGCTCGGGCGTCGACTACGACCTGCGCCGCGACGACCCGTACGGCTACTACGACGAGCTCGACTGGGACGTCGTCACCGAGGACGGCGGCGACAACTTCAGCCGCCTCCTCGTCCGGATGCGCGAGGTCGAGGAGTCCGCGAAGATCATCGAGCAGTGCGTCGACCTGCTCGAAGACTGGCCCGAAGACGAGCGGAACATTCAGGCGAACGTGCCGCGCACGCTGCGCCCGGACGACGACACGGAGATCTACCGCGCCGTCGAGGGCGCCAAGGGCGAGCTCGGCATCTACATCCGCGCGGACGGGACGGACAAGCCGGCCCGGTTCAAGATCCGGTCGCCGTGCTTCTCGAACCTCCAGACGCTGCCGGAGATGGCGAACGGGGAGTACATCCCCGACGTCATCGCCGCGCTCGGTAGCCTCGACGTGGTTCTCGGGGAGGTGGACCGCTGA
- a CDS encoding complex I subunit 1/NuoH family protein, whose protein sequence is MGTAPAQLFPEFIVDTLGLDSVIGEVAASLVAAFVVGNIILAFTGVAGPWAKRKITAAFTDRIAVDRIGPYGLLIIPAAAVQLLAKELIIPEGVDRPSWDIAPILLPASALLGFSVIPMGQLGPINLQLADPEVGFALVFAFASIASVSLVMAGYASNNKYSLLGGLRAVAQNLAYEIPLIVTAMSVVIFAGTLQMSGIVGAQTETLVAIAGVSIPSWYAFVNPFAFVLFLTANMAEIGRNPFDIPEAPTEIVAGYQTEYSSAYFVLFYLGEFVHIFLGGAILAVTFLGGASGPGPESIGFIWFVVKIWGFFLFTQWARAALPRVRIDQLIEIGWKGMLVLSFANLVLTAVIVGVIA, encoded by the coding sequence ATGGGCACGGCGCCCGCGCAGCTGTTCCCCGAGTTCATCGTCGACACGCTCGGGCTCGACAGCGTCATCGGCGAGGTCGCGGCCTCGCTCGTCGCCGCCTTCGTCGTCGGCAACATCATCCTCGCGTTCACGGGCGTCGCGGGCCCGTGGGCGAAACGGAAGATTACGGCCGCGTTCACCGACCGGATCGCGGTCGACCGGATCGGCCCCTACGGACTCCTCATCATCCCGGCGGCCGCGGTCCAGCTCCTCGCGAAGGAGCTCATCATCCCCGAAGGCGTCGACCGTCCCTCGTGGGACATCGCGCCGATCCTCCTGCCGGCGTCGGCGCTTTTAGGCTTCTCCGTCATCCCGATGGGGCAGCTCGGCCCGATCAACCTCCAGCTCGCGGACCCCGAGGTCGGGTTCGCGCTGGTGTTCGCGTTCGCGTCGATCGCGTCCGTCTCGCTGGTGATGGCCGGCTACGCGTCGAACAACAAGTACTCGCTGCTCGGCGGGCTCCGCGCGGTCGCGCAGAACCTCGCGTACGAGATCCCGCTCATCGTCACGGCGATGTCGGTCGTGATCTTCGCCGGGACGCTCCAGATGAGCGGTATCGTCGGCGCGCAGACGGAGACGCTGGTGGCGATCGCCGGGGTCTCGATTCCGTCGTGGTACGCGTTCGTGAACCCGTTCGCATTCGTGCTGTTCCTCACGGCGAACATGGCGGAGATCGGGCGGAACCCGTTCGACATCCCGGAGGCGCCGACGGAGATCGTCGCGGGGTACCAGACGGAGTACTCCTCGGCGTACTTCGTCCTCTTCTACCTCGGGGAGTTCGTCCACATCTTCCTCGGCGGGGCGATCCTCGCCGTGACGTTCCTCGGTGGTGCGTCCGGTCCGGGCCCGGAGAGCATCGGCTTCATCTGGTTCGTGGTGAAGATCTGGGGCTTCTTCCTGTTCACGCAGTGGGCCCGCGCGGCGCTGCCGCGCGTCCGTATCGACCAGCTGATCGAGATCGGCTGGAAGGGAATGCTGGTGCTGTCGTTCGCGAACCTGGTGCTCACGGCCGTAATCGTGGGGGTGATCGCCTGA
- a CDS encoding NuoI/complex I 23 kDa subunit family protein — MIGLMKSMATTMKHALDGSTFTVEYPEDAPEVSPRFRGVHKFSQERCIWCRQCENVCPNDTIQIVQDDQRNGEQYNLHIGQCIYCRLCEEVCPVDAILLTQNFEFTADTKDDFVFNKEQLKNVPWYKGIDPLESRNPDRGAWIGEGDGEVDYQ, encoded by the coding sequence ATGATCGGACTCATGAAATCCATGGCGACGACGATGAAACACGCGCTGGACGGGTCGACGTTCACGGTGGAATACCCGGAGGACGCGCCCGAGGTGAGCCCGCGGTTCCGCGGGGTCCACAAGTTCAGCCAGGAGCGGTGCATCTGGTGCCGCCAGTGCGAGAACGTCTGTCCAAACGACACGATCCAGATCGTTCAGGACGACCAGCGCAACGGGGAGCAGTACAACCTCCACATCGGGCAGTGCATCTACTGCCGGCTCTGCGAGGAGGTCTGCCCCGTCGACGCCATCCTGCTGACGCAGAACTTCGAGTTCACCGCCGACACGAAGGACGACTTCGTGTTCAACAAAGAACAGCTCAAGAACGTCCCGTGGTACAAGGGAATCGACCCGCTGGAGTCCCGCAACCCCGATCGCGGCGCGTGGATCGGGGAGGGCGACGGCGAGGTCGACTACCAGTAG
- a CDS encoding NADH-quinone oxidoreductase subunit J, which yields MVYATIAFGLFAAVTLAFALGVVLARDVFHAALLLGGALTSVAVHYVMLRAEFIAAMQILVYVGGVLILVTFAVMLTRSDSETEVSSA from the coding sequence ATGGTTTATGCTACCATCGCGTTCGGGCTGTTCGCCGCGGTCACGCTGGCGTTCGCCCTCGGGGTCGTCCTGGCGCGCGACGTGTTCCACGCCGCGCTGCTTCTGGGCGGAGCCCTCACGAGCGTCGCGGTGCACTACGTGATGCTGCGGGCGGAGTTCATCGCCGCCATGCAGATCCTCGTCTACGTGGGCGGGGTTCTCATCTTAGTCACGTTCGCCGTGATGCTCACGCGATCGGATTCCGAAACGGAGGTGAGTAGCGCGTGA